One part of the Aspergillus luchuensis IFO 4308 DNA, chromosome 5, nearly complete sequence genome encodes these proteins:
- a CDS encoding uncharacterized protein (COG:S;~EggNog:ENOG410Q1HV;~InterPro:IPR022198), producing the protein MQLGVLHTMVSLRCDEPILSYLETIRTVWMDRIFGGSDTLPVHADAETVLALESQVPKLSEPDRENLRSRMMGGRTLFPSIDDSDTRAALWERLKQIDTPIPTLGTFFQDLRFLGVASKVMKALLLPPEDLGSKKAKKITIDCELGTQHRTDGSVSLRETRLQARRGLHELWRFSFQYGLDMTEVARRQPHKRKKSCSSYPVPNCSTSIDRMALWRHFFWLADQHGFQIPAIAEIVPRQASLPTPQTPEGLGSTEQDEAVNRRCGIPYADTVDADRFALEGNRLWQPWESPQVTTVFFRRSQFQTFFRYLWGGSGINQATNAARESAATDGTAAIDQEILNHELEHRMPSPSFSQILQISSPIDWSMAMWDCGMGSLEMPIGNLEVVVTIPNHNPRRISLPCDEMIINNFFNGLKERRFVIHSLDYHTVSAEPSLYLWNLRYPWERVQAILTEENVQEYTASDGNRLKRRRREIAEAIDDIAAWVDEQILKLSVPAPPSWEWNVQDEEY; encoded by the exons ATGCAATTGGGCGTGCTGCATACCATGGTGTCACTGCGATGTGACGAG CCCATCCTGTCCTACCTCGAAACTATCCGCACGGTCTGGATGGACCGTATTTTCGGCGGGAGCGACACCCTTCCTGTTCACGCAGACGCGGAGACCGTTCTCGCGCTGGAATCTCAAGTCCCAAAGCTCTCGGAACCGGACCGGGAAAATCTGCGATCTCGGATGATGGGCGGCCGGACGTTGTTTCCATCGATCGACGACTCCGACACACGGGCGGCATTGTGGGAGCGACTGAAGCAGATCGATACCCCTATTCCCACCCTAGGGACGTTCTTCCAGGACCTCCGTTTCTTAGGTGTTGCCAGCAAGGTGATGaaggctcttcttcttccaccagagGACCTGGgctcgaagaaggccaagaagatcacTATCGACTGTGAACTCGGTACGCAGCATCGGACCGATGGCAGCGTGTCATTAAGAGAGACAAGACTGCAAGCACGGCGGGGATTGCACGAGCTCTGGCGCTTCAGCTTCCAATACGGGCTGGACATGACCGAAGTGGCACGCCGTCAGCCGCATAAGAGGAAGAAATCGTGTAGCTCCTATCCTGTCCCGAATTGCTCGACATCGATAGACCGAATGGCGTTGTGGCgccacttcttctggctggctgaccaaCACGGATTTCAGATCCCGGCCATAGCCGAGATTGTGCCCAGACAAGCGTCCCTGCCCACTCCGCAAACTCCGGAGGGCCTTGGCAGCACCGAACAGGATGAAGCAGTGAATCGACGTTGCGGTATCCCATACGCTGATACGGTCGATGCGGATCGCTTCGCCCTGGAAGGGAATAGACTGTGGCAGCCCTGGGAGTCCCCACAGGTTACAACCGTGTTCTTCCGACGGTCACAGTTTCAGACCTTCTTTCGCTACCTgtggggtggaagtggaaTCAATCAGGCCACGAACGCCGCCCGCGAATCTGCAGCGACCGATGGAACCGCAGCGATAGATCAAGAGATATTGAATCACGAGTTGGAGCATCGCATGCCATCGCCAAGCTTCTCTCAGATTCTACAAATAAGCAGTCCGATCGACTGGTCTATGGCAATGTGGGACTGCGGAATGGGATCACTTGAAATGCCTATAGGCAATCTGGAGGTGGTTGTGACCATCCCGAATCACAACCCAAGACGAATTTCGCTGCCATGTGACGAAATGATCAtcaacaacttcttcaaTGGACTGAAAGAGCGTAGATTTGTTATCCACAGCCTGGATTACCACACGGTGTCCGCAGAGCCAAGCCTTTATCTCTGGAATCTGAGGTACCCATGGGAAAGAGTTCAGGCCATATTGACCGAGGAGAATGTGCAGGAGTATACGGCATCCGACGGAAATCGACTtaaaagaagacgaagagagaTCGCTGAGGCAATAGATGACATTGCTGCGTGGGTGGACGAGCAAATTCTTAAGCTATCTGTTCCCGCTCCCCCCTCTTGGGAATGGAATGTACAAGATGAGGAGTACTGA
- a CDS encoding uncharacterized protein (COG:S;~EggNog:ENOG410Q1HV): MRPTHQARIESEEKALEAYRQERYQGSARVRLDCLTFENGFGRLMDDGRNALRMEQILEIQGCLRINREYHVPVLVQATDWGSHIRLLPCDTEPFPELIVPLNMSLRALGHENVIAAARKKLYGEN, encoded by the coding sequence ATGCGGCCAACACACCAAGCTCGCATCGAatccgaggagaaggcgctGGAAGCCTACCGCCAGGAGCGCTACCAGGGTAGCGCCCGAGTCCGCCTGGATTGTCTGACCTTCGAGAATGGGTTTGGCCGCTTGATGGACGACGGCCGAAATGCCCTCCGAATGGAGCAGATCCTCGAGATACAAGGGTGCCTCCGTATCAATCGAGAGTACCATGTGCCCGTCTTGGTCCAAGCCACGGACTGGGGCTCCCACATCAGGCTATTGCCGTGCGACACGGAGCCGTTTCCCGAGCTGATCGTGCCCTTGAACATGTCGCTTCGCGCCTTAGGCCACGAGAATGTTATCGCCGCAGCGCGAAAAAAGCTCTACGGAGAGAACTGA
- a CDS encoding patatin-like phospholipase family protein (COG:O;~EggNog:ENOG410PN65;~InterPro:IPR001841,IPR016035,IPR002641,IPR017907;~PFAM:PF01734;~go_process: GO:0006629 - lipid metabolic process [Evidence IEA]) — translation MASVAFFVGPLGCTYRNISSIENGRHTCNDFEPLPTQGTYIRPKPPIRTNSSTMAWLDLTQDATGWSLVDTGRMNEIVQDMSHPATQYPSLISFVGNHNRMLALRSLFPHNNVLRRSSAGVIRLHLSITTAHNEYPIWFAESRLRELPLVGESSKAPWKDGIHRYSIDDTRIPTTDLNGSLLTRLVFPWMHVVCFFVDGLAEMERTKSLLEASQSRIQAGASSAPVRMRVILVLTRPTAAYETDPVEVLRAVRGITDPDQVSLSVVDLRGRHQLSGPALFAPLQRQVLDELQLSRTERLQRGLLFSAVHQAFLWHRSLQGSLDSTARRVDCLRLSRERLPVSGTFSEGLTELLVQSRKLKCPFQELYSFMASALLMDAYPPGMHQFRPDYVFDTLYRDLCGSAWRTAGDPDGSGHSDAIRSYFAEQFRRLSPVHTSRAIRQDELIRFGRRWSALTLPTACVFCLGRWAEHQTPCRHGICDTCVTMLGQRARGVEYHRDLAQCPLCQGALQLTVRQLPPTKRPVVLALDGGGIRGMVTLGLLRALEQRLAGAITLPEIPDLTAGTSVGSVIGTDQVYNNTSAAEACRRFPDLAQCIFQPGYSLSRIWPWLGCILNLVRDGAYDSGALERTLQQVCQPGRRVFDVMPPVAAGRRLAIVASRTSDGKPVVFPNYRGVRHRAVDSAYQRIVSHGASQNPLLRKALECSAAAPWFFRSKHLPGIGVLQDGGVRANNPHGIAQEECRIIWPSAQAHDLLVSVGTGYVPLAEEATDPAQHGCSSLQDKAPFRLWRAYNSSPCMDGVEAFKEGLNHVPHPLRTCIFRLDHALADLPRLDDVMRVAELAKEQYTVPDELVRAVLATCFFFELDEGPTRVPGQYLCRGSVLCARREPRRILERVLVEFPGAELQTGRGEHLGRSDDDDGCMVCGYYRKKVRFHVASLDEEISIMFKGSSGQQPIGGFPATVRQFLHLQQSDAVFGRSDHQIDQWPPQRMCYCPRGVKRVRFAEPAPSRKKRRVPLAGMERIAEPVQHELAQ, via the exons ATGGCCTCAGTTGCTTTCTTCGTTGGACCACTGGGCTGCACATACCGAAATATCTCTTCGATTGAAAATGGACGGCACACATGTAATGATTTTGAGCCACTTCCGACTCAGGGGACATATATAAGGCCTAAACCCCCCATCCGAACAAATTCGTCCACCATGGCATGGCTGGACCTCACGCAAGATGCCACGGGCTGGTCCCTGGTTGATACGGGGCGGATGAATGAGATCGTGCAGGACATGAGTCATCCGGCCACGCAGTATCCTTCCCTGATCTCCTTTGTCGGCAACCATAATCGCATGCTGGCTTTACGCTCGCTTTTCCCCCATAATAATGTTCTCCGCAGAAGCTCAGCGGGGGTAATCCGACTGCACCTCAGCATCACTACCGCCCACAACGAATACCCGATCTGGTTCGCAGAGAGCAGACTCCGTGAGTTACCGCTTGTCGGTGAATCCTCCAAGGCCCCGTGGAAAGATGGCATTCATCGATATTCCATTGACGACACTCGAATTCCGACCACCGACTTGAATGGTTCGCTCCTAACGAGACTCGTGTTCCCGTGGATGCATGTCGTCTGTTTCTTTGTGGATGGGCTGGCGGAAATGGAGAGAACCAAGAGCCTGCTGGAAGCATCACAAAGTCGTATACAGGCCGGGGCCTCTTCCGCCCCAGTTCGTATGCGGGTGATTTTGGTTCTCACAAGACCAACCGCCGCCTATGAAACAGACCCGGTGGAGGTGCTCCGGGCCGTTCGAGGCATCACAGACCCGGATCAAGTATCTTTGTCGGTGGTCGACCTTCGAGGCCGCCATCAGCTTTCAGGTCCGGCATTATTCGCTCCATTGCAACGTCAGGTTCTTGATGAGCTCCAGCTCAGCCGGACTGAGCGACTTCAGCGGGGGTTGCTCTTCTCGGCAGTCCACCAGGCTTTCCTTTGGCACCGTTCCCTTCAAGGATCTCTCGACTCGACTGCGCGCCGGGTGGATTGTCTACGTCTCTCTCGAGAGAGGCTGCCCGTCAGTGGAACATTCAGCGAAGGTTTGACGGAACTCCTCGTGCAGTCCCGCAAGCTGAAGTGTCCGTTTCAAGAACTCTATTCATTCATGGCGTCCGCTCTGTTGATGGACGCCTATCCTCCTGGAATGCACC AGTTCCGACCGGACTATGTCTTTGATACGTTGTACCGAGATCTCTGCGGTAGCGCTTGGAGAACTGCTGGAGATCCCGATGGCAGCGGACACAGTGACGCCATCCGTAGTTATTTCGCTGAACAGTTCCGCCGTCTCAGCCCGGTGCACACCTCACGCGCTATCCGACAGGACGAATTGATTCGCTTCGGTCGGCGGTGGTCTGCTCTGACCTTACCCACGGCGTGTGTCTTCTGTCTTGGCCGATGGGCCGAGCATCAGACCCCTTGTCGACATGGTATATGTGATACCTGCGTGACGATGTTGGGCCAGCGGGCCCGCGGCGTGGAATACCACCGAGACCTTGCCCAGTGTCCCCTGTGTCAGGGCGCTCTTCAGCTGACGGTCCGTCAACTACCACCGACCAAGCGTCCAGTCGTGCTGGCTCTCGATGGCGGCGGGATTCGGGGAATGGTCACCTTAGGCCTTTTGCGAGCGCTGGAGCAACGGCTTGCCGGCGCCATCACGCTGCCGGAGATCCCGGATCTGACCGCGGGCACCAGTGTCG GTTCCGTTATCGGAACTGATCAGGtgtacaacaacacctcggCCGCAGAAGCATGTCGAAGATTTCCCGACTTGGCGCAATGCATATTCCAGCCCGGCTACTCCCTTTCACGAATATGGCCTTGGTTGGGCTGCATCCTTAATCTCGTTCGAGATGGTGCCTACGACTCAGGTGCGTTAGAGCGAACGCTCCAGCAGGTCTGTCAGCCGGGGCGTCGGGTGTTTGATGTGATGCCGCCAGTGGCGGCAGGGCGTCGTCTCGCCATCGTCGCAAGCCGTACCTCTGACGGAAAGCCGGTTGTCTTCCCTAATTACCGTGGCGTGAGACACAGGGCTGTCGACTCAGCGTACCAAAGGATCGTCTCGCACGGCGCAAGCCAGAATCCGTTGTTACGGAAAGC CCTGGAATGCAGTGCCGCAGCTCCCTG GTTCTTCCGATCCAAGCACCTGCCCGGGATCGGCGTTCTGCAGGATGGAGGGGTCCGTGCAAATAACCCGCACGGGATTGCACAGGAGGAATGTCGAATTATCTGGCCATCCGCGCAGGCACACGACCTCCTGGTATCCGTGGGCACGGGATACGTCCCACTGGCCGAGGAGGCAACCGATCCAGCCCAGCATGGTTGCAGCTCCCTACAAGACAAGGCGCCCTTCCGATTGTGGCGCGCGTACAATTCCTCCCCCTGTATGGACGGTGTAGAAGCCTTCAAGGAGGGACTAAATCATgtaccccatcccctccggACCTGTATCTTCCGGCTGGACCACGCTCTGGCGGATCTACCACGACTGGACGATGTGATGAGGGTTGCAGAACTCGCCAAGGAGCAGTACACGGTCCCAGATGAACTGGTGCGAGCCGTCCTCGCCacatgcttcttctttgaattAGACGAAGGTCCGACGAGGGTACCGGGCCAATACCTTTGCCGGGGATCGGTCCTATGTGCGCGCCGCGAGCCACGGCGGATTCTAGAGCGTGTGTTGGTGGAATTTCCGGGCGCAGAGCTGCAGACCGGCCGCGGGGAGCACTTGGGTCGGtcggacgatgatgatggatgtatggTCTGTGGATACTACCGCAAAAAAGTTCGGTTCCACGTGGCCAGTCTAGATGAAGAAATATCGATCATGTTCAAGGGGTCATCGGGTCAGCAGCCAATCGGCGGGTTTCCAGCCACTGTACGGCagtttctccacctccagcaaTCGGATGCTGTATTTGGGCGATCCGATCACCAAATTGACCAGTGGCCGCCGCAGAGGATGTGTTACTGTCCGCGAGGTGTTAAACGGGTTCGTTTCGCCGAGCCAGCCCCGTCCCGGAAGAAACGGAGGGT TCCTCTTGCCGGCATGGAGCGCATTGCTGAACCCGTCCAGCACGAGCTGGCCCAGTAG
- a CDS encoding uncharacterized protein (TransMembrane:7 (i12-38o50-75i87-108o114-133i145-165o177-196i208-228o)), producing the protein MDFEAQISYRDGLILGLIHLFGISYFVCYVVAFFLYHFPKSPGGILKAQVVTFYSMGVLLWELSSLICQSSWLFYGDKPAPWGKFQMVGTMALIYTMAVPSIAAAYQQQTYLRSVYLSGLTSLAISKISGTLAQTSDASMARSSFRWDCLWLGFWALVPSVHALQTQESPPPLTINLVRIATWNLLAAAGCAAQIPERLGVVEHWHPSLYAMHLVLVWSSISYAQGVWDMVL; encoded by the coding sequence ATGGACTTCGAAGCCCAGATCTCTTATCGTGATGGCTTGATACTTGGTCTCATACATCTGTTTGGGATTTCCTATTTCGTCTGTTACGTGGttgccttctttctctatcaTTTCCCCAAGTCTCCCGGCGGCATTCTCAAGGCACAGGTGGTTACATTCTACAGTATGGGGGTGCTGCTCTGGGAGCTGTCGAGCCTGATTTGTCAGTCATCATGGCTCTTTTACGGAGACAAACCTGCACCTTGGGGGAAATTTCAGATGGTAGGCACTATGGCCCTGATCTATACTATGGCCGTTCCTAGTATCGCTGCGGCGTATCAGCAGCAAACCTACCTCCGCTCTGTCTACCTTTCCGGCTTGACCAGCCTGGCCATCAGCAAGATCAGCGGAACCCTCGCTCAGACCTCAGACGCGTCGATGGCACGGAGCAGCTTTCGCTGGGATTGCCTCTGGCTTGGGTTTTGGGCATTGGTACCATCAGTCCATGCGCTGCAGACACAGGAAAGTCCACCACCGTTGACCATTAATCTCGTCCGGATTGCTACGTGGAATTTGTTGGCGGCGGCCGGCTGTGCTGCGCAGATACCCGAGCggctgggggtggtggaacaCTGGCATCCGAGCCTCTACGCGATGCATCTCGTGTTGGTCTGGAGCAGCATCTCGTATGCCCAAGGGGTCTGGGATATGGTACTCTGA
- a CDS encoding uncharacterized protein (COG:S;~EggNog:ENOG410PYN0) — protein sequence MDDEVKNLPTSLPFPAQHRILRVLQQRLERSAFESIQKWHPELGQANGWNCAENVELHMAFRALDRKRRTHSASALLKIPKKGVNRLRVDIAGIRHAAVHRQLQDHRRLLQQLHSAREFATVWLGDPQCGREIEQCQVRINRLFSRWMARTHHLQGNLAVRMGRNRIPEDRHYQFLLREATRRLLEKTNHDCVEQVDYILQLSFPSLYTKK from the coding sequence atggatgatgaggttaAAAACCTACCGACGAGTCTGCCGTTTCCCGCTCAACACCGCATTCTACGGGTACTGCAACAGCGCTTGGAGCGCTCTGCGTTCGAGTCTATCCAGAAATGGCACCCCGAGCTTGGCCAGGCTAACGGATGGAATTGTGCCGAGAATGTGGAATTGCACATGGCGTTCAGAGCGCTGGACCGAAAGCGTCGTACCCATTCCGCATCTGCGTTGTTGAAAATTCCAAAGAAGGGGGTTAATCGGTTGCGAGTCGACATTGCGGGTATCCGTCATGCAGCCGTGCACCGTCAGCTACAGGATCACCGTCGTCTTTTACAACAGCTTCACTCGGCCCGAGAGTTTGCAACCGTATGGCTGGGCGATCCGCAGTGTGGGAGGGAGATTGAGCAGTGCCAAGTGCGGATCAACCGTCTTTTCAGCAGATGGATGGCACgcacccaccatctccaaggCAATCTGGCTGTGCGCATGGGACGCAACAGGATACCTGAAGACCGACATtaccaattcctcctgcgCGAGGCGACGCGGAGGCTCTTGGAGAAAACCAATCACGATTGTGTTGAGCAAGTGGACTACATCCTACAATTGAGCTTTCCGTCCTTGTATACAAAGAAGTGA
- a CDS encoding uncharacterized protein (COG:S;~EggNog:ENOG410PMIB;~InterPro:IPR016137,IPR036305;~PFAM:PF00615;~TransMembrane:4 (i69-90o122-141i153-177o189-209i)), which produces MPSTGSWAPIYLPCGIALFHASNSRFYHVAKLQKGYIIRSSGGNDLSSTSRGKLGAVDRFRRLAYTTKILVLVTVASLVQVFLTVLMWLISRKWHRTRGIPGTEVHGTEMQQKSEMGRGWEWWPGVLGQFFWSWIVGPVVLWKSRHIHDTHGWRVQTIGCVIANLPATPMWLIALYVPAMEPVNQYWLPPQWICLSIWVMEVFAVLLPCREVIRHHAIRQGAFDSIARWEPNTNPIADGTMARRSASILVEFTGFGRESWSRTLGSSSSSRDSIFTKRALECVLARNPAPLQDFSAHRDFSGENIAFLTRVAEWKSSLPHAVWDSRILDYGDLTDLIREQFHRALCIYTTFISNRHAQVPINISSQDRKELKNVFESPAGLLFGDGRPANPAVPFDSPGYGPTPSASPIASTKAESGSLFADNCQVQYWGEIPQTFNATVFDRAEESIKDLVLTNTWPKFVRSCGIAAEVDLLAES; this is translated from the exons ATGCCGAGTACTGGATCATGGGcacctatctatctaccgtGTGGCATTGCCCTGTTCCACGCGTCGAACAGTCGCTTCTACCACGTGGCAAAGCTTCAGAAAGGCTATATCATTCGTAGTAGTGGCGGGAATGATTTATCCTCCACCTCGAGGGGCAAGCTCGGTGCCGTAGACCGGTTCCGTCGCCTTGCATACACTACCAAGATCCTCGTACTTGTTACGGTGGCGTCGCTCGTTCAG GTGTTTCTCACGGTCTTGATGTGGCTCATCTCTCGCAAATGGCATCGTACTCGGGGGATTCCAGGCACCGAGGTCCATGGAACCGAGATGCAGCAAAAGTCGGAAATGGGCCGGGGCTGGGAGTG GTGGCCTGGCGTGTTGGGACAGTTCTTCTGGTCCTGGATTGTGGGCCCCGTCGTCCTCTGGAAATCCCGTCACATCCACGACACCCACGGCTGGCGAGTCCAGACGATAGGCTGCGTCATCGCCAA TCTCCCGGCGACGCCGATGTGGCTCATCGCCCTTTATGTTCCCGCCATGGAGCCGGTCAATCAGTACTGGCTACCGCCCCAGTG GATCTGCCTCTCTatctgggtgatggaggttttTGCTGTTCTCCTGCCGTGCCGGGAGGTGATACGCCATCACGCTATCCGACAAGGGGCCTTCGATTCGATCGCACGGTGGGAACCAAATACTAATCCCATTGCCGACGGCACCATGGCCCGCAGGTCAGCCTCCATTCTCGTTGAGTTCACAGGGTTTGGCCGAGAATCATGGAGTAGAACTcttggctccagctccagctctcgGGATAGCATATTCACCAAGCGTGCGCTTGAATGTGTCTTGGCGCGCAATCCTGCCCCGCTGCAGGATTTCTCCGCCCATCGCGACTTTTCCGGAGAGAATATAGCTTTCCTGACCCGAGTGGCAGAATGGAAGAGCTCGCTGCCCCATGCGGTCTGGGATAGCAGGATTTTAGACTATGGAGATCTTACCGACTTGATTCGGGAGCAGTTTCACCGCGCGCTGTGTATTTACACGACGTTCATCAGTAATCGCCATGCGCAGGTTCCGATCAACATCTCTTCGCAGGACCggaaggagctgaagaacGTCTTTGAGAGCCCTGCTGGGCTTCTCTTCGGAGACGGGCGCCCGGCCAATCCCGCCGTTCCGTTCGATTCGCCAGGCTATGGTCCCACGCCCTCAGCGTCTCCGATCGCCTCCACAAAGGCCGAGTCCGGTTCGCTATTCGCCGACAATTGCCAGGTGCAATACTGGGGCGAGATTCCCCAGACATTCAATGCGACGGTCTTTGACCGAGCcgaggagagcatcaagGATCTCGTCCTCACCAACACGTGGCCTAAGTTTGTTCGAAGTTGCGGCATCGCAGCTGAGGTTGATTTGCTGGCGGAAAGCTAA
- a CDS encoding uncharacterized protein (COG:S;~EggNog:ENOG410PGXJ;~TransMembrane:7 (o24-42i54-72o78-100i112-136o156-175i187-210o222-240i)), whose translation MESDDMMPSAGQRPTDPDILVVEAWGQGFLVGSLIVMIAITAANMKKGVLLHKLIVAELALALGHGTFIFLHAPAYGWYLSVTAVGLTISHSLHNVIAWMKIRGFFPPWGTRLYLITLLAAQPYWVVEIYANFAFFNRGQALYTTTRPLEPLFRDPWWIFTTCFLLYIIQRGYGCSLVQLIRISPRFGVMLLFMVISVVFAVVDMCAIRVENRLGYPPGMEPFWKLAFVFKCLSDTIILDDFRSALDRLRDHYHPDGVPPQEATHTRGRSTNRLVDCVPEASIKRPEPVCRPPDMV comes from the exons ATGGAGAGCGATGATATGATGCCAAGTGCTGGCCAGCGTCCTACAGACCCGGACATCCTTGTCGTGGAGGCGTGGGGACAAGGATTCCTGGTGGGCTCCCTTATTGTCATGATTGCCATCACCGCAGCCAACATGAAAAAAGGGGTGCTCCTGCACAAACTCATCGTGGCAGAG CTCGCCCTGGCCCTCGGGCACGGAacgttcatctttctccatgCGCCTGCGTATGGCTGGTATCTCTCGGTCACGGCCGTGGGTCTCACAATTTCGCATTCCCTCCATAACGTGATTGCATGGATGAAGATTCGCGGCTTTTTCCCACCCTGGGGCACGCGGCTCTATTTGATCACCCTGCTGGCGGCCCAGCCGTACTGGGTCGTCGAGATCTATGCCAATTTTGCCTTTTTCAACCGGGGCCAGGCCTTGTATACCACCACTCGGCCACTCGAGCCGCTTTTCCG GGACCCTTGGtggatcttcaccacctgctTTCTCCTGTACATCATCCAGCGGGGCTATGGGTGTTCGCTGGTGCAGCTGATCCGCATTAGCCCACGTTTTGGCGTCATGCTCCTGTTCATGGTGATTTCCGTCGTgtttgcggtggtggacatgTGTGCGATCCGGGTCGAGAATCGCCTAGGCTACCCCCCGGGGATGGAGCCGTTCTGGAAG TTGGCGTTCGTTTTCAAGTGCCTGAGcgacaccatcatcttggatgatttCCGGAGCGCCCTAGATCGACTGCGCGATCACTATCACCCGGACGGTGTGCCACCGCAGGAGGCCACGCACACTCGCGGTCGGAGCACAAACCGGCTTGTGGACTGTGTACCCGAGGCGTCTATCAAACGCCCCGAGCCAGTATGTCGGCCACCGGACATGGTGTAA